The following coding sequences are from one Capsicum annuum cultivar UCD-10X-F1 chromosome 3, UCD10Xv1.1, whole genome shotgun sequence window:
- the LOC107863251 gene encoding short-chain dehydrogenase TIC 32, chloroplastic, with protein sequence MWLFRRKGASGFSSSSTAEEVTHGIDGSGLTAIVTGASSGIGSETSRVLALRGVHVIMAVRNMTAGKDVRDAIVKEIPAAKVDTMELDLSSLASVKKFASEFKSSGRPLNLLINNAGIMATPFMLSKDNIELQFATNHLGHFLLTNLLLDKMKETARKTKSEGRIVNVSSEGHRFAYSEGIRFDRINDPKSYGSYGAYGQSKLANILHANELTRRLKEDGVDITANSLHPGTITTNLFRHMGIFNGFVGSLGKLMLKNVPQGASTTCYVALNPQVKGVSGEYFSDNNLATPSAMAKDMDLAKRLWDFSMDLVK encoded by the exons ATGTGGCTTTTTAGGAGAAAAGGTGCATCTGGATTTTCATCTTCTTCCACTGCTGAGGAAGTTACTCATGGAATTGACGGTTCTGGTCTTACTGCCATTGTTACAG GAGCGTCAAGTGGTATTGGTTCTGAAACTAGCCGTGTTCTTGCTTTGCGTGGAGTTCATGTCATCATGGCTGTCCGGAATATGACTGCTGGAAAAGATGTTAGAGATGCAATAGTTAAGGAAATCCCTGCTGCTAAAGTTGATACCATGGAGTTAGATCTTAGCTCATTGGCATCAGTGAAGAAATTTGCTTCCGAATTTAAATCATCAGGTCGCCCATTGAACCTTTTAAT TAATAATGCAGGAATCATGGCAACTCCCTTTATGCTCTCAAAAGACAACATAGAGCTGCAATTTGCCACAAATCATTTAG GTcattttcttttaacaaatttGTTGTTGGATAAGATGAAGGAGACAGCACGTAAGACAAAGAGTGAGGGAAGGATTGTGAATGTTTCATCTGAGGGTCATCGATTTGCATATAGCGAAGGAATTCGGTTTGACAGAATTAATGACCCCAAAAG CTACGGCAGCTACGGTGCATATGGTCAATCAAAGCTGGCCAACATACTGCACGCGAATGAGCTTACAAGACGCTTAAAG GAAGATGGAGTAGATATAACTGCAAATTCACTTCATCCTGGAACGATCACAACCAATCTTTTCCGTCATATGGGTATTTTTAATG GTTTTGTAGGCAGTCTTGGGAAACTTATGCTTAAAAATGTTCCACAG GGAGCATCAACCACCTGTTATGTTGCATTGAATCCACAAGTGAAGGGGGTAAGTGGTGAATATTTCTCGGACAACAATTTGGCAACGCCGTCAGCGATGGCTAAAGATATGGATTTAGCCAAGAGGCTCTGGGATTTTAGTATGGATCTGGTCAAGTAA